Part of the Spea bombifrons isolate aSpeBom1 chromosome 3, aSpeBom1.2.pri, whole genome shotgun sequence genome, caatgggtttagggaccgcccattgtccttaaggggttaaatatacaaCTGAATTGAACcaaaacatatttcaaaatTGCTGCAGACAAATGACTTTGGTGTTGACCAAAGTCTAGTGCtgcgcacacaaaaaaaataaatggaaagaaaagaGCACTTTGAGGAAACTTATTTCAGCTGAAAAATGTTGCGCAGAGGACTCCAAAGTTACATTCAAGCGAATACCCAGAAGGTAAGGCGTGTGCGGCGATCACACAGGAACACTAATTCAGGTTGTTTTTCAAGGACATTACAGCCCCACTCTTACGTTCCAGCTTCTACATTTATACGTAAGCAGCTGCTAGATTTGGATTTAATtctattaaacattatttttaaattggatacctctctctctctctctctcgtgtaTCCTATGGAGACCCTGGAATATCTGTGAGTGTGAAGAGGCGCAGTGGTCGGGTCGGGTTATACATTTCGCAGGACTAGACTTTGGTCATCACTCTTTGCTTTATAAAGCAACCTTactttatacttttatatattactttataatttttatatattatattaacagaATCCGCCAAAACAACTTCACTTTGACTTATCTTAATGAAATACAAACTTGCAATAATCTAAATGGTtggcaccatataaataaaaaaataatataattaaaatttaaataatttctaaCTTTCCTTAGAAAACAGATCACACTTTGTACACAGAATGGCGACCTAGCTTGCTTACATTACCCAGATTTTTTCTTGGTGCCTATTCCGTGACTTGTCTTTTGTGAGCTGGTTTAACCTGCTACATACTCTGTGCACTTTTTCTATgtgattttatctttttttttccttcactaccGTAATACTTGTTTTAGATGCTACACTTGATTCTTCCATTcatcttaaaatgtgtttctcacATTTCTTTAAATTCCAGTTATGCAAACACCGCAATATTGAAAACTCAGTTACAAGTTTAACTGCACATTTACTTGGCACTTATATCCAAGCAGGGTTACATGTATTACAGTATTAAGTGAATAACTATACGACTGAGCGTCCTTCTGGGCTAAGGAATAGAAAGGGTTAAGGACATGCTTGTGGGCTGAGCTTTTAGGATTTGCCTGCTGCTCATGCTGTCAGGACTGATGCTAAGACTATTCGAGCCTATGGGAAGCTATGGGGATCTGCAGTAAGTAGGGTCTTAAGTGCCGGGTGCTGGAAGAGATTTCTCGCTATGGCACGTATATGGATCGTACAGATATATACCACCCAGCACGCTGTGCACTGCAGCTTTGAGCTCATGTAGAATGGAATCAATGTGTGTCAATGAGCAAGATTCGTGTTCAGCTGCATAAGAGGACATTATTCATGCAGGGAGCAGAATGGGGGCATCGCCTACATTCAGCTGGCAGGTGAATATAAAAAcggtttatatgttttataatcatTGGGTGAACACTAATTCTATATAAGCTTTACATTGCATCCACACAACAGTGGGCACCGGTGTCTGAAGACATTGGGGGATGGTGGTGAAATGGATGAATGGAAGCTGCAGAGATTAGTATGGGGGAGTTGGGGGGGCGTTAGGTGACCCTCACTAGTGGCAGCATTGTGAGGCAGGAGGGTGGTTGAAGAATTAAAGGGGCAGTGTAATGTCTCATAAAGCCCCActgattaatatgcattctttaccaGCAAACCAACAAATAAATGCACTGCAGCTTATTTCCATTAGATGCTACTCAGTGGggcttgaaagggttaattccctttagacatttttcattcttatttttttttcttaacatttgCACCCCCCTACTCCTTCcttaataacattacaaactaccTTGAGGGTGAGTAAGATACATATCGATAACATAATCAACCCTAGAACCCTACAGcattatgcattaaagtgtgagCTTCTGGGACAAATCATTTGCTCTTTAGCGCTATCTTTGCTGTGTAGACATCTGCTTCGTAGAAAGCCTTTAGGAATGTATATGCATCACAACTTTTCAGAGCAGTGCTCcacaacaaatatatttaaaacgaAGCCACAAGTTACTGAAATGTAACTATTTTTatagaaacaattaaaataaacagaaatgctTGCCCTGTTGAGAATATGATAATAATTGAAAGGAAAGAATTATGTTTGTCAgtactgtgtgtgtttttatcctCCAACGCAGAACATCTGTGTGCATGTGGGTGTTTGTAACCTTTACTAAATATTATAGATGAAGAATTGGGCAATAATATTCCCTAGCTGCTGCAGAATGTGTatacaaaatagtttagaaatatGAAATTGCAAGCTCATGTTGCTGGGGTCTACTTTTTATATGTGTCAAGTCAGAAAAGTGTTAGAGCCCTAAAATTGTCAGCCCACTTAAACACAAACTAGTTTTATAAAAAGTGGTGCTAAGGCTATGTATGTATTGTGATAAgcggggaattctcctctctggcagccggggaaggtatgtgCGATGAGCATAGAcaagcagctgaggttaccagacaggaggatccaggtcccctgcagcggtgcgggggatctggatcttagtctcatagtcagacctctatttgaggtctgattagaagacgaccccgattataagacgagggatatttttcagagcatcatGCCtctctgatggtattgcatgatggataagcaTCTGTCTTTaattctcagcattgaggagaccattgattctgaccaaatcccaaATCCATTTGCAGAATTGCAGCTCCCAACTTGCAAAGGTTTAAAgctgttaaaaatataataaatactgtaaaataaaagacaaatcTTGGCTGCTGACATTGGTCGATGAACCCAACCAATAATCAGTGACCTGTCAGTGATCAGATAGTAATCAGTTATgtgataaaaacattaaattaataataaaatattttttctgtcaATGAGTGTGGCATGAGTGTGTTTTTACCCCATGGCCTGGGTGACTCTTTCTCTATCTTTGTGATTCTCACTGATGGGAGAAGTAATCCGTTGCAGCGTATAACTGGTAGCAGCTCACCTGGACCTTCCAGGTCAGGGCTgctgaagatttttttattattattttttatttaatttctttcaCTCTATTAATGCTGGTGCTCCATAGGTTCCAAAAAGCCTCCGGGCACTGAAGACACAAGATTCATGTAGTGATTATGCAGCGTAAACAAATTTGTATTGaggtataacacgcaccccttGTTTTAGGACTCTTGAAAATGGGTAAATTTTATAGTTAAAAAAGTCTTCTGGTAGTGGCCCAAAGTCCTTAAACCAGAGTACCCCCATGGGCAATTACCCCCTTAACAAGCCCTCCCCTGCTTGTATGTTGAATTTGTTCATCGTGTCAATAGAATGTCTACTATTTTCTACTAGTTTCATTAATGCAGGGATGTTAAagagcattttaaaatgtttttttcccatgtaaTATATAGCAGTCCAATAACAGGTTCCTCTGCTTCCCATTCCCATATTCATGACAAGATTCTCTCAAcccctctttggcgtttttggGGAGTATGCAGTGCTGACACCTTCTAGACAGCTCACTCATCAAGAATGGTCTTGTGTTAATGCCAAGTAACATGAAGTAACAACTTGAGGACAACTTGCAATCAATACATGTTACTGTGGACCTGGCTGATGCTGAACAACTCAACTACAACCTTTGCAAATCTAACTGTATTCTGGGAACCCCCCCCGGCCAAGAGGTGACAGCACTCCCCTGCCCCACCACCTTGGGCCCTTTCCTATTGTGTTTGTACCACATTTTACTATGACGTTCCCCCTAAGAGGGCTGGTCTGAGGCAGGTACCAGCATTGCAAACTATCCTAATATTTCACTGTAGTTTAACAGAATTTATACGGTAATTTCATAGAAAGCAACATTTCACGTGGctatttacaaacaaaaaaacaaatcgaatagatttaaaaaaaatggtagattGAGTATTTAAGTTAAATGACATAAGTGTCAGGATTATTTGAGGTTTGGTTTATACTACTGTTTCTGGAAGGGACCGTGGCTATATGCCTAGTGTGGATGGGATTGTCTACATTAATTTGTTATCCATGCTAGATGTACAAGTTTTAAGAGGAGCTGGAAATGGTGCAGTATGACTGATGTAGCCTCGATTCCCATTCTAAGCCTCCCAAGAACGCACATAACTCAATAAAGACACAACAACCAGATTTGGGTTTGACAAGGCCACACAAACCTTAAccaaaaaccaataaataacattaatgtaaataattaacataacaaaaaacatCCAGAGCTTACCAAGATATCAGGGAATGACATACCCAGATGCCCTAACccagacctgaggttcccagctccACCTGCCAGGAACCTCCCAACACGAATACCACCAAATGCCCTCCCCACAGCAACAACCCCCTAGAAACCTGGGAAGCTTCCCCAAGACCatgacaaaaaaacacactCCACACAACACCCAGCACAACAGGGAAGGAGCGTggtataaacaaaacattttcaattcCCTCCATTAACCCCACCCTAACTTTCAAAAAATACCAAcagggctagccctgcccctggGCTTCAAGAACTTAACAAACAAACTGCAACTGGGCTTGATTATTAAAGGGATACGGTACAAATCTTTGCTTAGATTTAAAAATGTGGTTATTGATAATAGGTTCAGCCTGGCATCAAGGAGCATAGCTGGTAATATTAACCCGGCAGACAGACATTCAGCAATTCATCAGAAATGATTGCATTAAGGGGATGCTGCACCAAATAGCACCGTTATTTCTATAAATTATCAAATGCATCTTCTAATATAATCTAATGTCAGTATtcagacatacagctcctgcaTGCACTGTGTTGCTCGGTGGCAGGGGCTGGCATTTTTACTTTCGTGGTATCTTGGTGGGCCAAGAAAAGCCATACTTATCAAAAAGAGAGCAATTTAAGAGTAAAGTGATTTTATCATCAAATCGATGGTATGACTTTTTGTTTCttacacatatatttgttttgcagaCTTTAAAAGGATGACTTTAAGATACAGATGAGACATGACGTTACCTGATTCCAGCATGGGTGCGAAGAAATTGTGGGCAGCACTGAGTATTCTGAGGATCGTTTGGTGCCTTGTTCCACAGTCAGGGTACCTGCACCCAGATGAATTCTTCCAGTCACCAGAAGTCATGGCAGGTATGAAATACCATCTATTAGCTTTGCTAATTAAACCCTCAACATGGTAGTTACTTATTCCTATACTCTGAAATTGTGATTGATTCCTCTGTTTAAATAAGCATAGCCCCAATTACAACAATTTGTTTCCGTAGAATGTAATTTGGAACATAGAATGTTTTGAAATTATCAGCAACTTAAAATATTCTtatggctttataaataaaactgtattatttcaatttacttattatttcttgttaaaAGGTGACATTTTAGATCTGGATATTGACCGCCCATGGGAATTCCTTCCAACCAACCCCTGCAGGACAGTAGTTTTCCCTCTATTAACTTCTGGTACTGCCTTTGGGATTGTAGGACTGCTACATCAGATGGTCTTTAAAACAACTTTGAAATCTGGCTATATTCTCTTAGTTGCTCCCAGACTGTTCATGACACTTCTTTCCTTCATATTGGACTATACTGTGTATCGTATAGCACCCATTTGGGGATCAAACCGATGGATGTCAATGATTATACTAGCTGAGTCTTATGTCACTTTGATTTTTTACACAAGGACAATCAGCAATGCTATAGAGGGTATTTTGTTTGCTGTATTACTACTACTGACCTCACCTAAACAGTCCAATACTGGGTCTAAAAAAGCAGGATCTCATCATTATATTGGCAGCATCTTGATGGCTGGATTTTTCAACAGACCCACTTTTGTTGGCTTTGCTTTTATACCAATACTTTACTGGGCTGGGAAGAGTAATACATCCCAGTTCTCCTGTAGAGTCTGTGTAACCAATGTAGTAAAGCTGTTTTCTAGTTCAATTTTCACatcaatcatttttattacagCTGACACATTGTATTATAAAGGACATTTCCTATTTACCGTACAAAGTACAGAAACTCTACTTGACCAAATAACCCAGAACATTGTTTTAACTCCTCTTAACTTTCTGCGTTATAACCTTAATCCTCAAAATCTTGCTCAACATGGATCTCATCCTCTTGTTACTCACTTGGCTGTTAATGGGATAATGCTTTTTGGCATTCTTCATGTGACAGTTTTGTTTTCTGGCATAAAGGTGTTAAAAGAGCTTACCCTCAAATCATTCCATAAGAACCAAGAagataaaaaccaaaacaaacagTATATTTCACAGCAAACTGGGTTActgttacttttatattttgtccCACTTGCTCTTCTTTCATTATTCAGACATCAAGAACCCAGATTCCTGATTCCACTGCTGTTACCATTGGTCTTGTTGGTCCCCAGATTGAATAAAACAGTAAACAGAAAACGCGTAATTgtaatatttaacataattgGAGCTCTTTTCTTTGGGTGTGTGCACCAAGCTGGACTTATTCCTAGTCTACTTCATATACAGCAAATGGTGCACTCGACAGCCAACACTAGCGAATCCCTAACCCACTACACTGTTCTCTTCACGCACACATATATGCCtcctaaatatattttgtgcttaaaaaaggaacaaaaatatGTGAACATTATTGATCTGGCTGGATTTCCTGAAGATCACCTGTGCCAAAAAATTGGAGAGATTAGAAGAGACCTGTCAGCCAAAAATCCGAAACTACGGAGTCATTTCATGATTGTGTTTCCTGGGACAATACGTGGAGCTGTGGAAAACTGTGGTTTCTTTTTCAAAGATAACATTGCATTTGCTCCACATTTATCTATGGAAGATCCACCCGAGATATCACACATTTTCTCGGGTAACATAATGAGTCTGTTACGGTTACACGTTGCAGAGATAGATGTATACACACCTGATTAATAATTATCCGGAAGAAAGCGTTCCTATTTTATAAAAGGAAACCGACTAAAACAACCgttaaatataaagtataagTGAGGACTTAAACTGTAGAAAATTGGTATCACATTGAAGGTGGCATCACCTGGTTTTACACATCCGGCAGactatttttaatacttaaattcTTTTATTATAATCATAAGAGTTTATATTGACCTTTTCTTTGTTATAGTAGTCTCTCCATTTGGTTTGTTGATCAATTTTTCTGCAGGTTTGCTGTCAAACTAAAGGTGCATGGtattttataatgcatttttcacatatgtccttaaataaaaaatggcttgTTTTCAAAATGTGATATTTTCTGGATTTAATATTTTCTCTGGCTGTAATGTGCAGATTAATCATTATCCTACAGtgacaagaaaaaaagtaaatgaccCCTTTAGAATTCATGCTTAAGTTTATTGTATGTTTAGGAAAGCATAAATGTGCTAAATAAATCTATTGTTTTGGGAAATATTCTTCTCTTTCTGCATGGGCACAGGTTGAAGCGTTGCACCATTTAGACTATAATTGCTTCTAAAAATATACACCTTGTATACTTTTTGGTGTACCATTCTTACAATTAATACATTATCATGTATGATAGCTTGATACACTTGGGAATTTATTGTCCCCTCGATGATGGCATGTTGCCCAGGCCCCGACggagcaaagcagccccaaatcGTGGCACTCCCTTCACCGTACTTCGTGCATTGGgatgttttcatgttggtaTGTAGTGCCCTTTTTATGCCATACGTAGTGCTGCCTGTTCTTCTAcaacaattcaaccttagtttcatcagtccacaaaacaagGAGTGTCAAGGTAGACTTGACAGAGAGGCTAACCAGTTCCAATAGTTCCTTCTTTTAGCTGTTActccagggtttttttttttttaacctcattAAGCATTCTGCATTGTGGCCTTGGGGTCATCTTGGCTTGGATCCTAATTTTAGGGAGAGTAGCGGCAATACTAAACAGTTTCCTTTATAAACTATTGTCTAACcgtggactgatgaatatgtgaactttgagattactttgtaactgagatttctttttttttgtgaggcatTGTTCAAATCAGCAGATGTTTCTTGGGAATAACAagtgtttgagtgtttttatgtcacatttgctctaaaacacacctccaatctGGTTTAATTGACTGGACATTAGCCTAGGtttacatactttttccaacccacactgtaaatttttgaattatatatttaaccccttcgtgaccgGGGCGTACCTGGTACGCCATGGTACCTGCGGACCGggatgtaccaggtacgtcatcccaaaaaaataataattgataggtctccctgatcaatgtcagcagcctaaacttgtcacttacaatTAATCAGAGAATGTCAGCTAAACATGACTTATCTATGCATGGGGGGTATTGCTGtacttgggggggggttactgaacacaaatcaagacctattttctttcacatatctactcaaaaaaaaaataaagatggtGAACCCGCAAAGTGGatctgaaaaatgtttttttgttagactaaaTGTAATCAGTTGCATGGGACAGAccaatatgcccctaactagattgcctgagctgtctagttttGGGAAACATATAGCTTTAGGGGgtgaaaatgaaatatgggacatCTACCGTGTCTCAGATGAGACCTGGACCCAGCAAACCAATCcatcaaaattccatgttttaaaactgaaatgcgcatgttgtatatggggtatttctgtactCAGGGAGggtttctaaatacaaatcgCAAGTTGTTTCAGCCATTTTATGTACCCAGGAAAataaatactgaaatactgtgttcggCTAGAATGGGCTTGTTAAAGGACAGACTAgcaataaaatggttaaatcaaaaagtgttaaaatggcCCTAGTTAAATACATTGGGATatcatctttcaaaaaatatctacttttgtttagcagtttttcttgTTCTGTCGCTATTGGGGCGCCACTCCCAGCataccacatttttttaaaatcttgtttagaaacactGATGcacgtcattcatatttaaccctgtaagtgcaaaaataaatgaaaataccaggcctATGAGgcgtttccaaaaacaggacaaaaacctaaatacacttttggaaaAAATTTGCAGTTGAaggacatagcaaaaacacaaacacggctctggtcttttagcgcaagcacggtaaaaaaaaaaccccggtcctgaaggggttaatatggacACGAATACAATAGAttgtgttcattattgtaacttaaatGAAGATcatatatacaaatgtatacagttgcgtaaaaaagaaagtacagcCTTTTTGAATGTTATggctttacatatcaggacataacaatcatctgttccaaAACCTTAAGGAAAGACGCGTGGAAGCTGTCACAGCTGGAAAGGGgaaaccaactacatattacgTCTATGGATTTAGAacgcaatgtcatcaaagtccttaTTGGTGTAATGGTGAGGCTTGCAGGAGCCGTGTATTTCCTATGCATTAGCAGGACCAAACCTCCCATTCAAGAAGGTCTGCGtttgccctgcataatgcatgggTAACATTAGACTTGACCGACTTAGCTACgcattgtgcagggccagccCAGATCTCCCTATAGCAGAAGCTGGCTGATGTTTGCGCTTGGTAACGCAGCCCGAAATCAGCGTGATTTgcgcaactctcctgcaaactttaatttttaaagCGAATAACCATTGATGAGTTGAATGAGAGATTAGAGAGATCGAAAACCAGAAAGAAAGGGAACACAAAGATACCTTAAAAGGACAGGCAGATATGTTCTTTCAACCAAAGATCTTTTTCCctcaaatgatatatatatattatgtcatGTGATAGCAGGCACTTTGCAAAGGGATTTTAGCAGCTttgttgtttattaaatatatttattacatttaccgGCGGATCGGTTTTTCTGGTCATTTCATAGTCTTCATGCTGTGAGCGGGGACATGCCCGGCGCCTCCCGCGGGTTTACCGGCTGCCCCCTCTCTTAATCTGGCGCTTGGCATTTTGCATGCCGCTCCTCACTTCTTTGAGCAAGGAGTCCTTGACTCGCTGCACTCTGCGGCCCACCTCCCGCAGGGCCCCGGGTCCCGTAACAACTTCCTGCTGGATCTGCCGCACGGTATCTGAACGCAGCAGCCGCTGGGTCACGTCCTTACCGGAAAGCTGGGCCTTCATGACCGCGTAGGCAGTAAGTTGCGCGGCCCGACGGATAGGCCGAGACTCGGACAACTTTTCGATGACCTGCGGGTTGTTTAGCAAGTTAAAGAGGAGACGCCTGAGCACCATTATGACGGGTCACCTAGCGGGACGCAACTTAGCAAAGGACTTATTTCCACAACGTCTTCTAGGTCCAGTCACTGCACCGCATTCTATAGAGATAAAGAATAATACATGTTAAAATGTACTATTGTTAACGCTAACcgatataaatattacattattcaCCTACCTATGAACACATGAGCCTGTCCCAGCAGTCAGTTCTTTCAAGAGTTTTCAGATTGACTTCCCTAAGAGGATAAATAGGTTGCCCTGGTCAAAGATGGCCGTCGGTGCTTTCCGCTGTGACCCGGATGTGTTTATTTTCGTTCTTTGCGATTGGCTTAGTTTTCCGTCAAGAGGCTTCGTCTTACGGCAGTCGAGAAACTTCCTCACGGTTGTTTGGAGCGGATAACCTGCACTAGAGCGCTATGTCGCTGAGCGACCTGTTAAGCGATTCTTACGTGGAGCTGGGAGGATACCGAGACCAGCACTTCAGGGTAACAGCGCTAAAGGCGGTTCTTACGGCCATAACGCTTATTTCTATGCTGTGCGGTTACATTGTTGACTGGCTATAGAGGCGTTTGTTTGGCCAGGGCGATACCCGCAAAGTGGGTCACCGgtgaccacttctgctggtgGGTTTTGTTATTAATGGCATATGTGCGCTCATAACAACGCGTGCAGATACCCACAATCCATTTAATCTTCTGGCGGGAGACTTGTTACAGCGTTTACGTGCACGTATAAGTGCTTCGCttactgtgtatatgtgtttgtgtaaatatataatataatatagtgtatatatatctatcacacactatatgggcaaaagtattgACTGACACCTATAGGGACTTTGATGGCatctggggcacagtcatgctggaatagaaacgTGTCTTTGGGGACGAACCttctctattccagcatgactgtacccCAGAGTGCAACAGGGTCCATAAAGCCTTTTTTGGCATATGAAGTGCAAGTGGTGGCTCCTGTGCAGATACTATGAAGGGATGGTATAAATGACTTAGTGCTGTGAGACAGCCGGTTGTGTCCCCTACAGCCCCGCTAATGAATCATGCATGTTATAATGCGGTATTGTAAATGCTTTAATGTGCATGCTTAAAACCTGTAAGTGTGGAGGGGATATCTTGATGGCTATGACTGCAGTGCATGCACTGTGGCATGCAGGGGGTGAGTGCAGCTGCATACAACTCCTGCAAGCCTAGAAGACCCCCTTAGCTCCTtgtgaaagaggcaaatgcatgtgGGAGTTCCGCAGGGGCGTTTGCGGTGTGGGTGTTAATTTAAAGGGGGCTTGGCTTTTGTATGCATTTAAATGCATGTAATGCCAAGAGTGTCTCTTTAATTCAATATGTACCTCAAAGAAACCAGGCAAGCTGCTTTAGAGATGTTCTACTTCTCGGGTGGGTTTAGGCATTCTGAAGCACTAGGAACAGGGTTCTCAAGGTGTGTCTAACGACAAAATTAAAGCTGTAGTTTCACCCActctgctgtgttttttttcttttttttttttcttttctttctttctttctttctttctttacatAACTTGCATTTTGTTCAACAGGGAAATAAAAAGGACCAAGAGAAGCTTCTTAAAGAAAGTTGTACCTTATATGTGGGGAACCTGTCATTTTACACAACAGAAGAACAAATCCATGAACTCTTTAGTAAATGCGGTGATGTGAAGAAAATCATCATGGGGATTGATAAAGTTAAGAAGACGGCTTGCGGATTCTGTTTTGTGGAGTATCCTTTTTGTTGATTCCCGACTAGAGATTTTAGTTTAAGTGTAGCCTTTTATTAATCATTAACTTGATTTGGAGAAACTGAAGAGCCAATAAATAGATCACTTTCATTAGATGGGAAGTACTAACAAAGCAGAGATCCTATAGTTATTTAGTTTGCCCAACTTATTAgtcaaaaagttattttcttacCTTTACAAGCGCAACATGTAAAATTAAGGTTTTATAAATGTCAGCTAGGTTTTCCAACTACAAAAAGGCTGTATGAATGTTAATATTGCATTATGCAGATCAGGAAGGCTACCCTGGATGTAATATCAACATTGGCTTTAGTCA contains:
- the PIGZ gene encoding GPI mannosyltransferase 4, whose product is MGAKKLWAALSILRIVWCLVPQSGYLHPDEFFQSPEVMAGDILDLDIDRPWEFLPTNPCRTVVFPLLTSGTAFGIVGLLHQMVFKTTLKSGYILLVAPRLFMTLLSFILDYTVYRIAPIWGSNRWMSMIILAESYVTLIFYTRTISNAIEGILFAVLLLLTSPKQSNTGSKKAGSHHYIGSILMAGFFNRPTFVGFAFIPILYWAGKSNTSQFSCRVCVTNVVKLFSSSIFTSIIFITADTLYYKGHFLFTVQSTETLLDQITQNIVLTPLNFLRYNLNPQNLAQHGSHPLVTHLAVNGIMLFGILHVTVLFSGIKVLKELTLKSFHKNQEDKNQNKQYISQQTGLLLLLYFVPLALLSLFRHQEPRFLIPLLLPLVLLVPRLNKTVNRKRVIVIFNIIGALFFGCVHQAGLIPSLLHIQQMVHSTANTSESLTHYTVLFTHTYMPPKYILCLKKEQKYVNIIDLAGFPEDHLCQKIGEIRRDLSAKNPKLRSHFMIVFPGTIRGAVENCGFFFKDNIAFAPHLSMEDPPEISHIFSGNIMSLLRLHVAEIDVYTPD
- the NCBP2AS2 gene encoding protein NCBP2AS2 translates to MVLRRLLFNLLNNPQVIEKLSESRPIRRAAQLTAYAVMKAQLSGKDVTQRLLRSDTVRQIQQEVVTGPGALREVGRRVQRVKDSLLKEVRSGMQNAKRQIKRGGSR
- the NCBP2 gene encoding nuclear cap-binding protein subunit 2, giving the protein MSLSDLLSDSYVELGGYRDQHFRGNKKDQEKLLKESCTLYVGNLSFYTTEEQIHELFSKCGDVKKIIMGIDKVKKTACGFCFVEFYTRADTEQAMRFISGTRLDDRVVRTDWDAGFKEGRQYGRGKSGGQVRDEYRRDYDAGRGGYGKTVTTI